The Acomys russatus chromosome X, mAcoRus1.1, whole genome shotgun sequence genome segment ATTACCCTTTCTCTTTGGCATCCTGAACATCCTGGTCATCCATGATCATAGGACCCTCTGTGTGGCATTGTAGGATTAGAGCACAGCACACAttcacgcgcgtgcgcgcgcgcgcgcgcgcgcacacacacacacacgcatgcacgcacacacacacacacacacacacatttagctTGGTATGTTTTATCAGCATTGATGAATTGCtctctgaaatgttttttttttgttctttttttttttttttttttttttttgagacagggtttctctgtgtagtcctggctgtcctggactccctttgtagaccaggctggcctcagagagatctgcctgcctctgcctcccaagtgctgggattaaaggcgtgcaccactacgcctggcttgaAATGGTTTTACTAATTTACACTTGCACTGTAATGTCCGtttatccattttttgttttcttgttttcaagacagaatttctctgtgtagccctggctatcctggaactctcagagatctgcaggtctctgcctctcaagggctgggattaaaggcatgtgccaccaccacccagctcaattCTTGATTAAAGTTATCTAACTCTGGAAGGTTAAATGTGTTCTTACTGGGAttatattgcattttttttactaCCTTGCTGAGAGTTTTTGACATCTTTCTGCTATTGAGTCATCCTATTTAAGAAAGAAGACTGTctatatatttacaaatttatatttatgtctttTGGAGATTTAAGAAAGTTTTTCGTATAGGCTGTGTACAGTGCTTAgttattagatatatttctaagtattttatcttttttgatTGGTATTATAGAGGGGATTTTTCCTTCCCTTATATCTACTGATTATTGTTTGTATATAAAAGGTGAATGACTTTtaactttattcttttactttactGAATTGTTatactgtttatttttgtcattgtttatcATTGacactgtttaattttctatatGCACTATATAATCTGCAAATAGAGGTACTTCTACTTCTccatttttatctaattttatctAATTTCATTGGCTATACCTCTACTATATTGTCAAATAGTTCTCAACTTTAGTTGAATCACACTCACTATTTTGCATTGAGTGAGATACTAAATTTTGGATTGGTGTATATATCTGCAAGCATGTAACATACATGAACTCTTGTTCTACTTTATGACTTACAATTTATAAAGCTTTATTTGGAATTGGTTTTATAAGAAGTAAGGTAGACTATTTTGTATTCAATTAATTTTTGCTTTGATCTTTATGAAAGCCTGTCTTTattgggtttgttttattttatattcattctttttaaagaatcaaattTTGTAAGATTACAGATTTTCCTGAGTATAGCTGGCTTAGCTACATCCtgcaaatttttatgtattttaaaatttcttgttAGTTTCTGAGTGGTATActcttgacattttaaattttattttactttttttccattgaattatTAGCTAAGAGAATAGGTACCAAGTTCTAATTAGTAGCaggttttattaaaaaatcatttaaaaattatgtgtctgggtgttttgcttgtgtatATGTCTGCAGCAGGCGAATGCCCAGGcacaggacagaagagagcattggatctcctggaatcgGAGTCACTGTTGGTTCTGAGCCTCCACATGGGTGCCGGGAGTAGACCCTGGGTCCCtgggaggaacagccagtgctcttagccactgactcATGCTCTAGTTCCAGTAGCAGGcttctgtttaaaatattatttatagttttatcaCACTAATTGTTGAGTGTATACTGTAgattttagagtttatttttagctaatttagctttttattttcaaccTACTGTGTCATCTTTTTCAATGTCTCCTACACAGACTCTATTACTTGAATTTTGTTTGATCATTGAGTATGAAAGATGTTGCATTTTAACTGAATAATACatcttataaaataaacagatatgGGGAGATTGTCAATATTAATCTTGTGAGAGACAAGAAGACTGGAAAATCCAAAGGATTCTGTTTCCTGTGTTATGAAGACCAGAGGAGCACAGTTCTGGCTGTTGACAATTTTAATGGGATTAAGGTAAACGTGCTTACTGTGCAGGATTTGGCTGGACATTTCCTGTGCATGTggtagacttcttttttttttaacctgctgtTTACAGCCCCAGGAACAGCGCTGGTCAGCTGGATATATTGTGGAGGTTGCAGAAGTGCTTAGACACTCCGGATAGGGAATGATTCCAGGAAACCATTTTCTGCCTCATGCGCCTGCCAGGACTTGTTCTTTTTTCCTATGCGTTAGCAAACTGTTGTTCCAGAAACATGGGTACCGTGTCCCCTTATCTGGGAGATGTTTTCCCATCTGTTCTAGTACATTAGGGAGTAAAGAGACTAGAAACACTGGATATTGTGCTGTGCTAGGGAAATGGGGGCTTCCTCAGAGCCACGTGTATCTAGTATGTGACTCCTGTGACTTAGCATATCGGCTCCTGGAAATTCTCTAGTTAAAAATCTAGTGACCACTTCTATAAAAATAAGCCATTCTGAAATTTTAAGGGAGTGGCATTCAGGAGAAGTCACCCTCAAAGAAAAATTGCTTTTTCAAAAAACTATCAAAATGAGAAATAGAACGGATGACAGAAGCTTCTTAGGCTCCCTAAAGGTATAAGTAAAAATGTACTCTTGTAGTAGAATAGTGAAATTAAACTTCAGGTTTCAGATATTACCTATATAATGTAAGTCTATCTGCTTGAAAATAGACCATTTATAAAGCAAAGCGTTAATTTTATTGTGGTTCACCTGGGAAACTTACGGCCCAATAATCAGTGGGAACAAAGAATTCCTGTGTCGAAGAAGTACAAACAGTATGAGAGCTCGAGAAGAAGATGTAGGGCTAGGAATGGAGAGAGCTCGGTGGTCAGAGTGCTTCTCTGCTGTatatgagaccctgagttcattaccaccaccaccgccagtgccacaacaacaacaaaagactttcGTCCCTTTGGTCTTCTTTTGCCTTCTGCTTACTGTGTTAAAAAAGCAGCCATAGCAGGTAGATTCCATGTTCCTAGTCCTCATGCTTTCCTGGGGCATGCTGTTTTCTTGTTAAATGCTGTGAATAATTATGTCTGTGaagatatttgtgtgtgcacatatataggtggaggtcagagaacagcctttGGTCAGCCATCATTCCTCAGGATCTGTCtaccttctccctcttcttcctctcttcctccttctcctcttcttctttttctttcttttttttttttttttttttgagataaggtctctctgtgtatccttggctgtcctggaactagctctgtagaccgagctggccttgaactcagggatctgcctattTCTGGAGTTAACTACCACcatctgactcctcctcctcttcatcttgtttgtttgtttgtttgtttgtttatttcttttttgagacaggatatttcACTTGTCTGGAACTTGTCAAGTAGGCTAGGTTGCTTGTCCAATGAGCTCCAgcagtcttcctgtgtctgcctcccagtgctggcattacaagtgtgtgctgccacagtcagattatgtgggttcttgggattaGCCTCAGATTCTTATTTTTACAAAGCAAGTGCCTTACCAGCTATGCTGTCTTCCTATCCCTCTAGGCAATCAGTTGTGCTTTAAATCCTAAATTCTCATAGTTTTTCTTGGTGATAGAATTTAGGGCAATACTTCTGGTTGTTTTTTAACTTCACATGAAGAACATGAAGAGATTTGTGTGTAGTATATTAAGAGCAatggcagggtggtggtgggggtgctggtggtggtgggtggtggtggtgagtgatggtgggtggtggtggtggtggtggtgggtgatggtgggtggtggtgggtggtagtggtgggtggtggtggtgagtgatggtgggtggtggtggtggtggtggtggtggtggtgatgatggtggtagcaGCAGTGGTGTCTGTGTATGATTGTCCCAGAGGTCTCGCCTGCCCCAGGCCCCATTCATCTGCCCTGGGTGCTGTGTGTTAATATTAGCTACATATGCTATAACATATCAGCTGAGTATGTCTTCTTTATGCCAGGCAATGAATGTGGTTTGAACCTTGGTTCTGTGTAGTTTGTTCAAATAGTGTGCTGCAGGGGCTGTCTTTGCTGAAATATTTCTGGCCTTGCTTAGATCAAGGGAAGAACTATCCGAGTGGACCATGTGGCAAACTACCGGGCTCCTCAGGAATCAGAAGATGTGGATGATGTGACCAGAGAGCTCCAAGAGAAGGGCTGTGGGGCTAAGACACCTCCACCAAGTTCTCCCGAGGTCTCTGAAGATGAAGATGTCAGACTcacaaaaaagcacaaaaaaggTGTGCtgtttttaaactaaatattaaatgtttgattttaccaagaGCCAGATATTGTGgtaaaagcctgctagctcagagaggcaaggaaagcacccagctgaccttcctcctcatccGATGTCCCGTAAGGAAAGTTCCTTCCCTAGCCATCTCCAAAACTCGCAAGCTGAACATCCCTCCCTTCtactacttcctgtgtgtctccctatccatcctcctgacttcctcttactctgtatggttttttcctatgtttattccttgtcaactggttgcttgctccacctcttgacctaggcttaattttatttaatcctgtttacaagaCTCAAAGAGAaagctcctggattaaaggtgtgtgctagggctgagccacaccacaactggAAACAGATTTTTCCAGTAAACACCACAACCTTGCATTTACAGTGTGATCAGGTATCCTGCAACAAAGGTGGAGTGTTAGAACTGAGGAGAGGAGTGGGTAGTCTCAGTGTCTTCTTTTATAAGCATGCACAGATAGTCACTAATCTGCTCTAATAAATCCACTCTAGTGTAAAAGGGAAAGATTTGAGGTTCTTTACTTTGATTGAGAAAGCAGAAGTGTCTGAGGAAGGAAAGCTAGTGGTGTGGACAGAATGGTGTGTCTCTAGATTCATATGTTGCAGTTCTAATCGTTTCGTATCTCAACGTGAGATTGCTTTTGGAGATACAGCCCTTCTGTGTGGGGTTATCTTGAACAACTTGACCTATGAGGAGTAACAGGTGTCTAGTTTGATTTGAAGACATTTTTCAGGCTCATAACCATTGATTGGTTCATATCACATACACATTTTCCCTCTACTAGCATAGGGACAATTTGGAATGTCTCAGTCTTATGTGAtctactgaaagaagaaaggcacattttaaagagatttgtatgtgtgttttttttcttattgattgcccctcccccagacaaaaaagagaaaaagaaaaaaaagaaagaaaaagagaagactgAACGCAAGGAACAAGCAGAGCTGCCATCCTACTCTTTGTCCTCCAGAAGCAAGACAGTAAAGGAAAAGGATGACCATGGCCCAAagaagcacagcagcaggaactcAGAGAGAGCACAGAAGTCTGACTGTAGAGAGGGGAAGAAGCATCACGCAGACTCCCCTGATGCCAGGAGTTCCTTCCAGGGGAGAGCAGAGGACCCTGAGTGGGAGCCAAAGAGAGAGAAACCCAAGCATGAATATAGGTCCtcaagtaggagggagggagaagaaaagagcagagagaaagatagagggcGGAGCTCAGGTACTCATtccagcaggcatggtggccattCTGAAGGGCGGAGTCATAGAAGTAGAAGTAGAAGTTGGAGTCCTCCCGATAAGTCCCATAAGCATAAGAAGCATAGGCACTCTCGGGAGCGCGAGTCCTTCCATGCCAGTGACTGGAGACATTACTGAAGCCTCTCAGCTGCCCAGTTCTTTGAAAGTGAATTTTGTTGCATAAGTATTAAAttctctttgttatttctgtaaATAATGTATTGGGGCCTGAGTTCTTTAAATCCTTTACATGACAGAGTTGTTGAGACGGCTATAGTTTCAGTAGCTGGATagcttagatttaaaaaaacctaacaaacatGATCTATTGTCCCTGGGCAAATATATGATATTGACTAGAGTATGTaccttaaatttgttttaattttttgatggtTACATAAatgtctgttttttctttgtaacttatttatttgtattgaggtgaaattcatataaaataaaattaatcattctGATTAATTCAGTTTCATTTGGTCCATTCAGTGTTGGACTTATACCATTTTTATGTAGTTCTAAATCATTGATACTGTTGGGTTTGGGGTGGATTCTGAGAAAACTCAACTTCAGatacagaagcttaaaatgaaagctttattttctgagctcagggaggcggCCAGTTAGGGATCTGAACTGCGTCCCTGAGGGGAAGCtgtattgcatatttaaaagGGTGAAAACTGCAAAGGCGAGGTAGCATTGGTAAGTGTCAGAGTCATCCAATCAAATTTTAACACTATGGGTTAATAAGCAAGAGAGTTTCTGTTGGAGGCTGGGCTTAATCCAGGACACCTGGCCTCAAGGCCTTTAACCAATTTTCAAGACAATCCACTTTGGAATCCAAGATTCTTAATTTATCCTCCTACATTTGGTCTGGAGCTCAAGATGAAAGGCAACAAAGAAGTGAGTCATCTGTACTGAGGGCTTTGTAGGCaatatatacttttatcattTAACAAACAATTAGGAAAGTGTTTCAAGGGGCCGCTTGGGAATGTCAACCTAGTTTGCCCTTGATAACAAAACGGGGGAGCAAAATCTAAGAGTAGCTTTGAGAAGGCTGGGCTCTTGTGGCTGCCTCCTTACAATACCTTTCTCTACTCTTGTCCCTGACAAACAGAAATAGGCTTTTATTTCTATGGATTCACctgtttgttgcttttttcatttctgtgacaaaCTTTCAAAAATGCCTGAtcaaagtttattttctttgcttatgtgcatgcaggtgtggaGGCTCTTGTTCAACTTTCAGGTGTCttgtcactctccacctttcttgagacaggatctatcACTGCACTGAGAGCTAGATGTTTGGGCTAGACTGGCTTGGCTAACTGGTGTATCCTTGGGATCTGGCTGCCTCTTTACTCACCCAGCATGTAAGTGCTAGACAGCCAAATTCAATTCTTCCATGTTTGTTCAGCAAAGGCTTTCCCTTCTCACTGAATCATTTTCACAGCTCTTTTACCTTATAGTTTGAGGGGATACTGTCCTTTCTGGTGAGGCAGTCATGTATCGGGAGCCTGAGTCGTATGTGGCCATATTgtgtactcaggaagcagagagaactgaATATTGGTGCTCAGCTACTCTTTGATTCTCCCTTTTTATCCAGTTCAGGATTTCAGCCCATGATATGGTGCCACCCACACTGAGGATGGGCAGTTCCTCATAGACCATTCTGGAATTACCACAGACACACCTAGAGGTATGTCTCCTAGGTTGATGGTGAAGATTAAATAGAACATGTTTTGAGTGTTTCCCTTAAGTGAAGTTATGTAAAATTGGCCCGTTGTGTCTCCTTGCTTTAACCTAGTGTGTTTTTAAAGCTGACATTGTAGCACGTTGCTAGTACTGGTTTTTTCATGGCTGCATCATAATGAGCAGAGAGGTGGGATTTGTTTATGGATGGGCATTGGTTGTTTTGTACTGTTTGGCTAATCATTGTGCTTTTTTGGGGTTCCAGACAAAGCTTCCTTCTGGGCTTCTCAAGTCACCGCTCTGCTGAGATGGGAAGTTGTCATTTCCATTGCCTATCTAGTGTGATTAGTGTTGGGGTTCAGGAATAGCCTCACACTGACCACTGGGACACCAGACTCAGCTAGATGGAAGTTTATAGAATACTGAGCAAAGTCTGACCAGTCTGGATTCTGTCCAGTCTGGATTCTGGAACTGAACTGTGACAGCTGAGCTG includes the following:
- the Rbmx2 gene encoding RNA-binding motif protein, X-linked 2 → MNPLTKVKLINELNEREVQLGVAEKVSWHSEYKDSAWIFLGGLPYELTEGDIICVFSQYGEIVNINLVRDKKTGKSKGFCFLCYEDQRSTVLAVDNFNGIKIKGRTIRVDHVANYRAPQESEDVDDVTRELQEKGCGAKTPPPSSPEVSEDEDVRLTKKHKKDKKEKKKKKKEKEKTERKEQAELPSYSLSSRSKTVKEKDDHGPKKHSSRNSERAQKSDCREGKKHHADSPDARSSFQGRAEDPEWEPKREKPKHEYRSSSRREGEEKSREKDRGRSSGTHSSRHGGHSEGRSHRSRSRSWSPPDKSHKHKKHRHSRERESFHASDWRHY